The sequence ACAAGTAAGTTGCACCACACACTTTTTTCTCTTCTTTAAAGTTTGAAATTTACcatgaattatatattacagtataactttTCTAATCAGGTTCCTGCATTCTTTCTTAATTTATAGtaatttatagtaattaaaacttgACTGTTTAATCCGAGACTTGACCATACCGACCAAATATGCTGGTTCCAGTGACATCCGGTTTAGACACATTCCATATATTTAAACCATGTACCGGTAATTGCAGCTTTCTTCGTCCATCCTTAGCAGTTGCGACAACTATGTAGGAAAACATGTATTAAAGAAAGACAGAGCAATTTGTCTAAACCAGATGGACCACATGGACCAGTGTATTTGGCCAGTAGATACATGGACCAGTGTATTTGGCCAGTAGATACATGGACCAGTGTATTTGGCCAGTAGATACATGGACCAGTGTATTTGGCCAGTAGATACATGGACCAGTGTATTTGGCCAGTAGATACATGGACCAGTGTATTTACATGATACATGACCAGTGTATTTGGCCAGTAGATACATTGGACCAGTGTATTTGGCCAGTAGATACATGGACCAGTGTATTTGGCCAGTAGATACATGGACCAGTGTATTTGGCCAGTAGATACATGGACCAGTGTATTTGGCCAGTAGATACATGGACCAGTGTATTTGGCCAGTAGATACATGGACCAGTGTATTTGGCCAGTAGATACATGGACCAGTGTATTTGGCCAGTAAACCAGATACATGGACCAGTGTATTTGGCCAGTAGATACATGGACCATGTTGACCAGTGTATTTGGCCAGTGTATTGCATGTAATTTGGACCAGTGTATTTGGCCAGTAGATACATGGACCAGTGTATTTGGCCAGTAGATACATGGACCAGTGTATTTGGCCAGTAAACCAGATACATGGACCAGTGTATTTGGCCAGAAAACCAGATTGACCAGTGTATTTGGCCAGTAGATACATGGACCAGTGTATTTGGCCAGTAGATACATGGACCAGTGTATTTGGCCAGTAGATACATGGACCAGTGTATTTGGCCAGTAGATACATGGACCAGTGTATTTGGCCAGTAAACCAGATACATGGACCAGTGTATTTGGCCAGTAGATACATGGACCAGTGTATTTGGCCAGTAGATACATGGACCAGTGTATTTGGCCAGTATTTGGCCAGTAGATACATGGACCAGTGTATTTGGCCAGTAGATACATGGACCAGTGTATTTGGCCAGTAGATACATGGACCAGTGTATTTGGCCAGTAGATACATGGACCAGTGTATTTGGCCAGTAGATACATGGACCAGTGTATTTGGCCAGTAGATACATGGACCAGTGTATTTGGCCAGTAAACCAGATACATGGACCAGTGTATTTGGCCAGAAAACCAGATACATGGACCAGTGTATTTGGCCAGTAAACCAGATACATGGACCAGTGTATTTGGCCAGTAGATACATGGACCAGTGTATTTGGCCAGTAGATACATGGACCAGTGTATTTGGCCAGTAGATACATGGACCAGTGTATTTGGCCAGTAGATACATGGACCAGTGTATTTGGCCAGTAGATACATGGACCAGTGTATTTGGCCAGTAAACCAGATACATGGACCAGTGTATTTGGCCAGTAAAGCCAGGTTTCCAGATTATATgggttttaattaatttggCCAGTAAACCAGATACATGGACCAGTGTATTTGGCCAGTAGATACATGGACCAGTGTATTTGGCCAGTAAACCAGATACATGGACCAGTGTATTTGGCCAGTAGATACATGGACCAGTGTATTTGGCCAGTAGATACATGGACCAGTGTATTTGGCCAGTAAACCAGATACAGTGTATTTGGCCAGTAGATACATGGACCAGTGTATTTGGCCAGTAGATACATGGACCAGTGTATTTGGCCAGTAGATACATGGACCAGTGTATTTGGCCAGTAGATACATGGACCAGTGTATTTGGCCAGTAAACCAGATACATGGACCAGTGTATATGGCCAGTAGGTACATGGACCAGTGTATTTGTCGAGTAAACCAGATACATGGACCAGTGTATTTGTATTTCACCAGTAGATACATGGACCAGTGTATTTGGCCAGTAGATACATGGTCCAGTGTATTTGGCCAGTAAACCAGATACATGGACCAGTGTATTTGGCCAGTAAAGCCAGGTTTCCAGATTATATGGGTTTTAATTACTTTGAATAGTGCCATACAAGTAAATTGAAtacacagggatctggattagacaagggccggTTAGTTATGCTGTACAAAATACCCATTAATCATTTAGTGGAGTTTCTTTACTGCTATAACTTTATAGTGTCGCCTCCAAACTTAGAAGTTTCCTACCTTACTATTGATATTTCTCTAACCAACTTAAACTTTTGATTGACAGGCTTGCTGACCTATCGCTTGAGTTTGAGTTGGAGAGAGCTCCAAGTGTGGACGATTTACTGACCGTCATCGTCAACAGAGAGGACGTGGAGGTCCTTATGAATCGGCCAGTAAGTTTTGATCTCCAAGAAAACATCCTAGTGACTCATTCAACTTCAGCAAGCCTATTTTCTGATGTCCAGTGCTTTTGATAGTAGTATCATAGTTTTAGAGAGAAAACAATTTTTGAACTGAAACTaataatatactgtaaactaactttcATTCACGTGCAAATTACTTTTGCTTTTTTTGCCTTTTTTTGTGATCCAGGTGAATTCGTGAAAGTTCATGTCTGCGAaattatttttgctttttttgcCTTTTTTTGTGATCCAGGTGAATTCGTGAAAGTTCATGTCTGCGAATTAATATCTAAATCATCTATATTGATAGGATTATCATTCAAATGTTAAATCCGTGAATATTAATCTTCACCAACTTGTTTAGagatggaaatcgcgaaatttaattgCCGGGAAAGAAGGTTGATTTACAGTAGCAATTACAAGAGCAAATAGCTCTGCAATATTCCgagtttgcatattacagagttgtctgcccttgtgggtaggtaatgattgtgacgtcatgtgtttgggagcgtaaAGTCAtatgtttcggagaaaacgacttgaattgtgctcacaaaataatgacgtaacaattgatacctacccacaaaggagctaactctgtaatatgctaaGACGGAGTATATGAGGACAGAATACAATTTACATGGAGGGCAATCACTTTCTTAAATGTTGAACAAAAGGCATCTTAATAATGATTTTAGGGAATAAGAAATtcaatatttgtattgtatttgcATGTATTCAACATTAATGTcagtaatgtttttatttttacattgaagaAAGCACAAATAACATTAAAGCTCATGAAAGGAtattcaggggagataatttggaGCAATAAGTTATCATTATTCATTCAAGTATTAACTGTACTAATATATTTTTTAGGGGAGGCGATACAAGGGTCCAAATGGTAAAAATGTGGCTGCAACTCGTATCCAATCATCTTGGAGGATGTACCGAGATCGCTCCGAATACCTGGAATATCGTAAGAAGAAGTGGGCCGCAGGTGTCATTGCCATTTCCTGGATTATGAACATTAAGATGTCACAGGTCAAACAGAAACTCAAGCAGAGTCGAGAAGATCAGCTGGAGGCATTCAGACGAAGGGCAAAGGTCAGACATTATACATAAAGAAGTCAGAGGTCATTAATCATAAAGGTTATCAAATGTCAGAGTTCATCTGTAAGatcattaaaatcatttattgaAGATATTGAGACACAGACGAAATAAGTTTTGAAAAAGgagaataaaaataatagaGTTAAGACATTCAACCTGAATTTTGATAatagactggtctagtctttaatttagaagagcctaaatatgTCTCCTAAATAAGTCAAACCTGACCATGTTACCACATGTGGTGATCAAACACATGTTGTATATGACCATGAAATATGTCTCTATGAAGACAATCTTCCTATACATCTACTGGTAACTTGTCTCTTAGAAAAAACTACATGCCATATCTTACTATGactgtattttgttttttaccTTTAAATGGAGTGacaagaaaaatgaaaatatttttcttgacTTTTCCAGAAATTTGCGATGTCCTGGGACAGAATCAAACAGTCTAAGCGAGTGATTATTCATGTGTCCTCCCTGGGTCTGTCTCAGAACATCCGGGATACCATCCACGAGTTCGGGATCCGACAGAACACACAAATGGCTCGGATCTGTGATATACGGGGTATGTAATCCTGTATATCTTGTAATATACTTTTGCCTTTTTTATGATTTCTAATAAAACACGGAGTATATCATATAATAGAAACTGTTACCATCCAGAGATATGTTATTGTTAATACTTATTTGCTCAAGATATTTGAAAATACCTAACGTAAATTGGACAGTTTTGTGTAGCTTTTCTAGTTAATGCTTCTTAATTTCAGCAATGACTTAATTCATTCGTTCTGCCATAGTCAACTATTATGAAAGCAAACTTGAAATTACAGtctaaattgtaaaattttctgCAACCAATTGATAAATTGAGTAAGAATTGTACAGATCAGTAAATTTTACTGTAATCTTGTTTTGTTGATATCATCATTACTTATTACTGAtatcatcataaatgtttattttctacaGACCCCAATGTGGATGTTATATTCATCTCCCCCGTCCCTCTCAGTGAGGAAACCCTACAGTACTACAGCAAGCTGCTGGGCCTGAAGGCAGCCATCGACTCAGGAAACGTAGAGGATCAATGTGTGATGTCGGAGCGATACCGTATCATCACACCTGATGCCATCAAGAGCTTCCCAGTAAATAAGCCTttcttttaaatctttaaataaattcCACCAGTTTGAATTTATCATTTCTCAATCTCATCAACAGCAGCAATGCTATGTTGAGCAGGAACGAGAAAGCAAAGAAAACTTTTGAACTGATTGAATAATGCAATTTACTTATAGATGGATCTTATTTATTTGATTACCATTTCAACAAATCTTAGTAAATACGTGATAGGATTTGACATCCTATAGATAAAAACAAGTTATTATTATGAAATGTATCCCTAATTCTCCTTGTATTAATTTGCAGACCCACAGAATGTGTTTATCCACTCTCCTGAAATACAGTCCACGCACCATCAAACGTATAAAACACTTAATCAAGGGACGAGAGGCGTACATGGTGTCGGGTGTACCCCACAATGATGATCTGGCCGTGGCTGACGAGCTAGACGTACCGATCTTGTCTCCAGAACCAGAGGTCGCACACCTGTACTCCACGAAGTCGGGCTGCAAGAGGATCTTTGCCAGTGCTAACGTGGATCTACCTCCAAGTGAATATGATGTGTACAGTCTAGGCCAGGTAGGCGAAAAGTTGATTCGCGTAATATTGAGTATTGATTGAATCATATATACCCAAACAGTCAGATTCACAAAGATTTAAAAACtcttaaatttaattttctcgtttttagTTCAAATCAGGAAAATTTTTAACCTGCAAAATAAAGCAGCTGTATGGCACTTTGAGAGATCTCTTAAACCTTTTATAGCTGTTTTTACCGTGTGTGTTGGTATCACGTTCTATTCTTTATTGATTTAGACCCATGCGTCAGATGATTTATACATGCAAAATTTTGCACATGAATTCTTGATTGAAATGAACATCTAAAAGATTTTTTgatatattcaatatttgaatGATCTATACAATCAATGTAAGAATGTTCCCTTAAGTACTTACAGTCCTTTGATGTGCTTTTCATTCTTTTCTTTCAGCTACATGAATGTCTGGCCCAACTAGTTACAGAAAACCTTATGGTGAAGCGCTGGCTGTTTAAGCTTGATGACGAGTTTGATGGACGAGGCATTGCTTTTTGTGATGTGACGGAACATCTCCAGTGTTACTCATGGGCACTGAAGGAGTCTAGGCGGTATGGCGAAAAGTGGAGCAAAAAATGGGCACAGGTAAATTGTGGTCTTATGGAAATAATCAGATTTTGATGCAATTTATATGCCTCCAACCATGAATTTGATTTCATTCACATCCCATTCAATCCAAATTTCATACGGATGGTATTTATATCTCACAGACTTTTCTATTTTTTGAAAGTTATATTATTcaataatttacatattaataGAATAAAGTACTTAAACTAATCTTAATAAAAAACTTGCCTTTAATTATCATGTCTTCAAGATTTATGACTtctgtaaataaaatgtcactttttcTACCCTCATAACagaaatgttttacattttttaatagGAAGCAGCATATAtcaaaatccatgcagaaattgCTGATGTATTACACGCTAATGCCAAGCCGGTCCATACAAATATTTATGCAAGCTGGGACACTTTCTTAGAGGCTTTCCTTAGTCAAGGTATGGtgacaattttgaattttctgTACTTtgattcattattttgaaaccaAATTTAAGGTGGCTATTTGACATTTTAACTTTGGCCCACACCAACTTGGTCCCCAGGGAATTGGAAGCCTAGCAACGCTTTACTGACCATTGGTCAGTGGTTTGTCTGTCGGAATAATAGTTTACATTTTTATGCTATTCTAGGTACCGTTGGTAAATTATACAAAACGCAGCAAATATTTTGCACATTGTAAAGAATCTGtgaataaaattcaaattaaagcCCCACCATccgtatctgtcttattttGTTCAAGATTTAGAAGAATGGTGAAAAACAAATCCTGTTataaatcatgcagagataggactaaatcgaagtcaagatgagtgataatgattcggaaaaatttgataaaaatcaaataagtattgaacatcgctagatgggtcccacttagtcaaacaagccgaagtaagccgacattgtaacgtcgttgccgagatgTCATGTGACTACAGTAACTACGTAAcatctgtccgaactcttccgagaacgggtcatgaactgTCCAACTTCAATAAttgtaacttctatggcgaccagtttaaaatgaaggcatgtttacatgtatcaactttcaacaactgctgtaccaaagttattaagaaatcattataaacagtctttgatataacttgatttcaactacatctacaaatactaacaatattcGGGTAGcatctaacttgactttttgttgatagttacgtatagtgtggctttaagtgtttagtataaaatattaatgtaggggagataattcatgcATTATTAATGGAAAAAAGACAATTTAATGAGACAGTCGCTACACTTGGATTTAAATTTAGTTTTTGACTTTGAATTTGaagtaaacaaaattaatttttgtgttttttcttcGATTTAGGTGGAGTGATAGAGGCGTGTCCACCCTCTGAGAGCATCACCACATTAACTGTTGATATGATGATCGAGCCAAACGGTAAATACAACATCGTGTCCTGTGGTGACCAGATTCACGCAGAAACACCGTTCAGTTGTTGGGGAGTGTCGGTACCCCAGTCCTCCGTCGAACCCGACGTCCTCAATGTCGCCTGTAGAAAAATCGCAGAGGCCTGCAAAACAAGAGGAATCCTGGGATACTTCTCCGTTGACTTTGTGACGTTTATAGATCCTAAAACAGTAAGTATTCAATAAGTACCATGTTCTACCCAGTAAGTACCATGTTCTACCCAGTAAGTACCATGTTCTACCCAGTAAGTACCATGTTCTACCCAGTAAGTACCATGTTCTACCCAGTAAGTACCATGTTCTACCCATTAAGTACCATGTTCTACCCAGTAAGTACCATGTTCTACCCAGTAAGTACCATGTTCTACCCAGTAAGTACCATGTTCTACCCAGTAAGTACCATGCTCTACCCAGTAAGTACCATGTTCTACCCAGTAAGTACCATGCTCTACCCAGTAAGTACCATGCTCTACCCAGTAAGTACCATGTTCTACCCAGTAAGTACCATGCTCTACCCAGTAAGTACCATGTTCTACCCAGTAAGTACCATGCTCTACCCAGTAAGTACCATGTTCTACCCAGTAAGTACCATGTTCTACCCAGTAAGTACCATGCTCTACCCAGTAAGTACCATGTTCTACCCAGTAAGTACCATGCTCTACCCAGTAAGTACCATGCTCTACCCAGTAAGTACCATGTTCTACCCAGTAAGTACCATGTTCTACCCAGTAAGTACCATGCTCTACCCAGTAAGTACCATGTTCTACCCAGTAAGTACCATGCTCTACCCAGTAAGTACCATGTTCTACCCAGTAAGTACCATGTTCTACCCAGTAAGTACCATGCTCTACCCAGTAAGTACCATGCTCTACCCAGTAAGTACCATGTTCTACCCATTAAGTACCATGCTCTACCCAGTAAGTACCATGCTCTACCCAGTAAGTACCATGCTCTACCCAGTAAGTACCATGTTCTACCCAGTAAGTACCATGCTCTACCCAGTAAGTACCATGTTCTACCCAGTAAGTACCATGTTCTACCCAGTAAGTACCATGCTCTACCCAGTAAGTACCATGTTCTACCCAGTAAGTACCATGCTCTACCCAGTAAGTACCATGTTCTACCCAGTAAGTACCATGTTCTACCCAGTAAGTACCATGCTCTACCCAGTAAGTACCATGTTCTACCCAGTAAGTACCATGTTCTACCCAGTAAGTACCATGCTCTACCCAGTAAGTACCATGCTCTACCCAGTTAGAACCATGCTCTACCCAGTAAGTACCATGTTCTACCCAGTAAGTACCATGCTCTACCCAGTAAGTACCATGCTCTACCCAGTAAGTACCATGCTCTACCCTGTTAGTACCATGCTCTTCCCAGTGAGAACCTAGGAGGCTAAAAGAAATAGGTCATTGAGTTTTCACGGTAAAGGTCACTGAAGCTATAAATGTAAAGTCCCAATATGAATTCTCTCATAGATTATAGGGTTATCATGTGTTGCTAAGGgggaaaaaacatatttgtctTGCGCAAGGGGGATGTACGAAAGCTTAGATACACTAAACATTTACATAACGTCATTAATACCTGCTGCGTAATTATGGTGTACATTATCAACAATGACATTTGTTTTAATACAGGCACATATATACTAATGTTGTTGTGATGATTGTGATGTAAAATTGCAAGCCTTTGCTGATCAATCAAAATCTTTCATTCCTGTTGCCATATCTCTATTTTAACTTAACAGTCCTATGTTAAATTCTGTAGAATATGATGATTTCATTCCActatactgtgtcctccattcCTTTTTAAACAGTAATTTTATATACCTTATTTTAATATCTAACTTCTGTATTCTTTAGATGGAACAGCGACTCTGGGCGTTGGATCTTAGTCTACACTACAGTGATAGCCTAGCAATGTTCCAGCTCATGTCCTATGTCAGTAACGGCGTCCTCGATCCAGTCAAGCATGTCCTCAATGTTCcgacaaacaaacaagaaaaaCGCCAGAGACGAAGAAGACTTGCTGGCCAGGAAGAGGAGGTAATATTATCTCAATTATACAGTTTTGTTATAAAGTCAATGATATTCCACTGATCTTTGGTAGGAGAGGGCTTTATCAAGTTTTTAAATGACAATGCAAGGGTCACGAGAAGATTTCTACCATATTTAATTCTATCTTTGCATATTCAAAAGTTATCTGgctttacaggtaaatattaattatgacATCAAGTGTTTAAGAGTGTAACTTCATGTTTATCCAGAGAAATgagtttcactcacaaaataattatgtcatAATCGAAACCTTCCTGCAATGGAGATAACTCCTGTTGGAAATTAATGCTAACCCCCGATACTAAGTGAGGTTTTCAAGTTATCAGAATCTGATTGTACATCTGAATATTTTCACAACTTATGGTATCACAGTGGACATTTTGATGTCCATAAAATTTCCAGTGAAAAAAGGAAATCTCattatttcttctttattttaCAGCAAGAGCCAAATACCAGTCGGTTTGGAGTGATGAGTACTCGACTGTTACATACAAACTTGGCCGTCGTCCACTATAGTGTGTTCTTCCAGATGTGTCGGGCTCACGGCATTGGCTACGATATAAaggtatgttattttttttgtaatgacATCATTATAATCACTGTATCCGACCCAATAGGTGCCTCATCCCTATAATGCCCCTTTCCCTTTTTGAGTATGAAATTTCTCTTATCTTGAATAAAATTCAGACTGAAACAATCAAAACCCTGTAGGTTTGAATTTCACTACTTAATTTTTAACcgtgcaataattttgtgaaatgttagcccaaatttggtcctattaagcacccttcatttttcatttttgactGCCCTGGGTGCTTTAATATTTGGTTGAATACAGTAAATAGTATCaatgatttttgtttatatcCCACTTTTCAGGCGTAGGTAGTGGTTACATATTTGTTCACTAATTCACCTCTGTAGACATAATTGAACCCTTCCAATTTAAAGGCTGGAATAgtttattatgaattttcaggggtgaatgagttataaatatatcatataaagatatacagagttattgcccttttaataaatttatcattgaaatatgtaaaactcACTACCCTATATGGTACATATACTGTTATCTGTGAAATTAGTGATTTATAAGAAGGTATGACTGCACATTTTATCTGTTTTCATTGATGCAATATCTTATTTTCAGGAGAAGCAAGgaacagtatttacattaattgACAGCTTCAACAGGGAGAGACTGGGCATGATGTAAGTATTAATTAAAGCTAGATGAATGAGGATTTGTTCTTTGTTTATAACCTGATATATCTTGATAAGTTAGATCTGGATTCATTGATGAGATGGTCTACTCTGTACTAGTATGGTCAAATAGGGAAGTAAAAGTTAAGATAAAACATAGCATGTAACTGGCTTTTCATGGACAGACAGagacaaattaaacattttagtatataatttttatattttttttcgcaTCAATAGAACCATAGGTGACAACCTACAAGGAGCACTGGCTACATTTGCCAGGAACATGTCCGTCATCCATCAGGAAATTTCTGCACCGAACATGCAGGGTGAAACCAACTTCAAGGTAAGTACCATCTCACATATGGTtcacatttattttatcaaataggcTTTCTTCACTGCATTCCTGTACAGCGACAAGATTTTTAATCGCAGTGGTCAACTCCTTAAATTGACTCTAGCTGTCCACATCAGGGTTGAATATTTCAATGAAGACAATGCAAAACAAGCAGACATTTGCAATGTAATGACTGTGGGTCTGTGGTTTTTCCAAATTGGAAAATTCCTGCTTTCTCCTTTCACAGAAACTAGCTGTCACATCCTTAATCGACCAAAACAAGACACATTTAATCACCAAACTAAACCTACATACCGGTAGCCGACAATTAAAAAggttttaatcattttaattatttgagCAGTTGGGCCTCtgttttcaatgttaaaattttatgtGTTTCAGAGTGCAATAGAAGATGTAGAGGGAATTCTGGGTACAACAATTGAGAATGCCGACGAACCAGACGAAGAAACAAACGACCAGTCATGAAAACTTTCTactaagggagacaacttataGCAAAAGTCATGTGTGATTTTCAGTGATCAACTGTGAATATCGCAGTGAATTTTATTGTTCACCCAA is a genomic window of Argopecten irradians isolate NY chromosome 10, Ai_NY, whole genome shotgun sequence containing:
- the LOC138333940 gene encoding IQ domain-containing protein H-like isoform X9, with amino-acid sequence MAEKRALFERRSSVSLPTLLPYNTLQTHNMKKKNSVCKDLDYSQVVKEVQDDIRQLREKINHGDGGSINIKDLENALAKTEEGLQMKTEQVINHYNNKVQTLPTALSTRFDPGMVAMEQTWDLKTKARSEMKRVQGQQYLAREKLRQPQPPGSLLPKRQQVQVSGPSPGQQTKHMLTLRAVLNPMHGQNRQSLNDNFGIQLPLIPQRVENKNIPRPIIGTTVEPLAVLPRANRTDPQIAPPPISEDDARKGILSLLERGLIPPAAELTLDPSPVRHKTAPLHDPTVKTKPTAQPEMSHTLAGVKLDISSTTKKAEIDDNVTKIPIVPPHPLSAHSTETRTPSAKTRATSASMPQIKTPATLKTYDLPLQPMPPPTTPASGDIKHLTHRFAIQNGKIRDTSAEFLSFKQHYCLTWGSIVSMIKHLEKMTQEFSVPIAFINGDKLADLSLEFELERAPSVDDLLTVIVNREDVEVLMNRPGRRYKGPNGKNVAATRIQSSWRMYRDRSEYLEYRKKKWAAGVIAISWIMNIKMSQVKQKLKQSREDQLEAFRRRAKKFAMSWDRIKQSKRVIIHVSSLGLSQNIRDTIHEFGIRQNTQMARICDIRDPNVDVIFISPVPLSEETLQYYSKLLGLKAAIDSGNVEDQCVMSERYRIITPDAIKSFPTHRMCLSTLLKYSPRTIKRIKHLIKGREAYMVSGVPHNDDLAVADELDVPILSPEPEVAHLYSTKSGCKRIFASANVDLPPSEYDVYSLGQLHECLAQLVTENLMVKRWLFKLDDEFDGRGIAFCDVTEHLQCYSWALKESRRYGEKWSKKWAQEAAYIKIHAEIADVLHANAKPVHTNIYASWDTFLEAFLSQGGVIEACPPSESITTLTVDMMIEPNGKYNIVSCGDQIHAETPFSCWGVSVPQSSVEPDVLNVACRKIAEACKTRGILGYFSVDFVTFIDPKTMEQRLWALDLSLHYSDSLAMFQLMSYVSNGVLDPVKHVLNVPTNKQEKRQRRRRLAGQEEEQEPNTSRFGVMSTRLLHTNLAVVHYSVFFQMCRAHGIGYDIKEKQGTVFTLIDSFNRERLGMITIGDNLQGALATFARNMSVIHQEISAPNMQGETNFKSAIEDVEGILGTTIENADEPDEETNDQS
- the LOC138333940 gene encoding IQ domain-containing protein H-like isoform X5, producing MTEIETRPEEVGQILLKVQDDIRQLREKINHGDGGSINIKDLENALAKTEEGLQMKTEQVINHYNNKVQTLPTALSTRFDPGMVAMEQTWDLKTKARSEMKRVQGQQYLAREKLRQPQPPGSLLPKRQQVQVSGPSPGQQTKHMLTLRAVLNPMHGQNRQSLNDNFGIQLPLIPQRVENKRRVKLIQKDNSGVVIKVTSNIPRPIIGTTVEPLAVLPRANRTDPQIAPPPISEDDARKGILSLLERGLIPPAAELTLDPSPVRHKTAPLHDPTVKTKPTAQPEMSHTLAGVKLDISSTTKKAEIDDNVTKIPIVPPHPLSAHSTETRTPSAKTRATSASMPQIKTPATLKTYDLPLQPMSPTLPPASPDQSLGHSPSIYSPVRSASSKKGYRFLFSPPPTTPASGDIKHLTHRFAIQNGKIRDTSAEFLSFKQHYCLTWGSIVSMIKHLEKMTQEFSVPIAFINGDKLADLSLEFELERAPSVDDLLTVIVNREDVEVLMNRPGRRYKGPNGKNVAATRIQSSWRMYRDRSEYLEYRKKKWAAGVIAISWIMNIKMSQVKQKLKQSREDQLEAFRRRAKKFAMSWDRIKQSKRVIIHVSSLGLSQNIRDTIHEFGIRQNTQMARICDIRDPNVDVIFISPVPLSEETLQYYSKLLGLKAAIDSGNVEDQCVMSERYRIITPDAIKSFPTHRMCLSTLLKYSPRTIKRIKHLIKGREAYMVSGVPHNDDLAVADELDVPILSPEPEVAHLYSTKSGCKRIFASANVDLPPSEYDVYSLGQLHECLAQLVTENLMVKRWLFKLDDEFDGRGIAFCDVTEHLQCYSWALKESRRYGEKWSKKWAQEAAYIKIHAEIADVLHANAKPVHTNIYASWDTFLEAFLSQGGVIEACPPSESITTLTVDMMIEPNGKYNIVSCGDQIHAETPFSCWGVSVPQSSVEPDVLNVACRKIAEACKTRGILGYFSVDFVTFIDPKTMEQRLWALDLSLHYSDSLAMFQLMSYVSNGVLDPVKHVLNVPTNKQEKRQRRRRLAGQEEEQEPNTSRFGVMSTRLLHTNLAVVHYSVFFQMCRAHGIGYDIKEKQGTVFTLIDSFNRERLGMITIGDNLQGALATFARNMSVIHQEISAPNMQGETNFKSAIEDVEGILGTTIENADEPDEETNDQS
- the LOC138333940 gene encoding IQ domain-containing protein H-like isoform X8; translation: MAEKRALFERRSSVSLPTLLPYNTLQTHNMKKKNSVCKDLDYSQVVKEVQDDIRQLREKINHGDGGSINIKDLENALAKTEEGLQMKTEQVINHYNNKVQTLPTALSTRFDPGMVAMEQTWDLKTKARSEMKRVQGQQYLAREKLRQPQPPGSLLPKRQQVQVSGPSPGQQTKHMLTLRAVLNPMHGQNRQSLNDNFGIQLPLIPQRVENKNIPRPIIGTTVEPLAVLPRANRTDPQIAPPPISEDDARKGILSLLERGLIPPAAELTLDPSPVRHKTAPLHDPTVKTKPTAQPEMSHTLAGVKLDISSTTKKAEIDDNVTKIPIVPPHPLSAHSTETRTPSAKTRATSASMPQIKTPATLKTYDLPLQPMDQYYGPPPTTPASGDIKHLTHRFAIQNGKIRDTSAEFLSFKQHYCLTWGSIVSMIKHLEKMTQEFSVPIAFINGDKLADLSLEFELERAPSVDDLLTVIVNREDVEVLMNRPGRRYKGPNGKNVAATRIQSSWRMYRDRSEYLEYRKKKWAAGVIAISWIMNIKMSQVKQKLKQSREDQLEAFRRRAKKFAMSWDRIKQSKRVIIHVSSLGLSQNIRDTIHEFGIRQNTQMARICDIRDPNVDVIFISPVPLSEETLQYYSKLLGLKAAIDSGNVEDQCVMSERYRIITPDAIKSFPTHRMCLSTLLKYSPRTIKRIKHLIKGREAYMVSGVPHNDDLAVADELDVPILSPEPEVAHLYSTKSGCKRIFASANVDLPPSEYDVYSLGQLHECLAQLVTENLMVKRWLFKLDDEFDGRGIAFCDVTEHLQCYSWALKESRRYGEKWSKKWAQEAAYIKIHAEIADVLHANAKPVHTNIYASWDTFLEAFLSQGGVIEACPPSESITTLTVDMMIEPNGKYNIVSCGDQIHAETPFSCWGVSVPQSSVEPDVLNVACRKIAEACKTRGILGYFSVDFVTFIDPKTMEQRLWALDLSLHYSDSLAMFQLMSYVSNGVLDPVKHVLNVPTNKQEKRQRRRRLAGQEEEQEPNTSRFGVMSTRLLHTNLAVVHYSVFFQMCRAHGIGYDIKEKQGTVFTLIDSFNRERLGMITIGDNLQGALATFARNMSVIHQEISAPNMQGETNFKSAIEDVEGILGTTIENADEPDEETNDQS